The genomic region AGCTTTAGCGACAAGATGACCTCCCTACCACGCTCTGCATCCTAAGCCCAGCGTTTCCTCTGCCCAGCGGAGGCGGCGCAAGCCCGCGAAGGACTCTGGTACAGGAAGGGGACGCCCTCGGAAAACGGCAGCCGGTCTCTGGTTCTGGTGGGCTCCCGTCTGGGGTGGAGACAGACCAGGACCACGCGCTAAACGGGGTGGAAGGTCTGTCTTTGCCAAGTTTGTGGGAAGACGTAGTTAAAGTCTAAGTTAAAATGACGGGTTTGTCACGAGCAGTAGCCTTAAAAACACATTGAGAAGTGAAGAAAGTGAAGTTGTTTGGAAGAACGAGCCTCACTCATCCAGGTGCCAGTTCTGCACAGCTCATGGGTCTTTTCTACCAATAGAACAGTCTACAGAAGATGAGTGACCAGTGAGCCCAGtcaggaggagaaaacaaaaaataatagtttGGTGTGTATCAGGAGcagtttttggttttctttttcataaatcaGTGGTAGGGGTAAAGCACCACTTTGACAGAACTAAACCCCTTAGACCACTAAGCCAAACTGCGCTCTACTCCCAGAAATATCTaggtgaaaaagaaactgaagagaagttcaaaagccatttttcctgCCAGAATATGAGCAGAGACAATCACTTCACCAAGAGAAACAAGGGCCAGAGTCCAGCCGGGCGGCAGCGCCCGCCGTTCCTGCTCCGGCCACGGGAGAGGGCCCACGTACGCCGCAGTTGTGCCAAGTGAAGcaattaattactttttcattctttatgtGTGAGGAGCGCAGCTGAAAATCACTTAATCACAGAGAAATACCGCGTGACATCTTAATATATACGCCCATGAAGTAACAGTTTGATCACCTCTAGTTAAGGAGCGCGTCGCACGCGCGGCCTCGGTGGCAGGCATTTTAAAACACGTTTCTTAAAAAAGTTACCGCAGGAATTTTTTAAACGTGTCTATGCTTTTCCAAAGCAAGCTCAAGCTGCCTGTCACCCGGACCCCTGAAGCCAAGAGAGCGAGTCTCGGTCGCCACCTTTGCACGTCACAAGAACGAGGCAGCTTCGCCAACAGCAAAGAGGTTGGAAACTAACGGCCGCTGCCCGGCGCACACAAAAGACCTGtagcagagccagcagcaggagtTCACGTAAAtgaaaagttagaaaaatagATTATTACTCGGGTCAAGTCATCCCGGGGTAGGAGGGATGGGGATGCGCCACAAAATAAAGTGGAAAAATAGATCCAAGAAAATATAGAAGAACCtcacattttatatttagatctgaaatacaaaatacaccGTTAACTAGTTCTACTCGCCACGACTGGCCGGAGGGCTGACACCAATCTAAGCAGACCTGTCCCCTAGCGGGTGACGCTTCCAGCGCTGGGCTGTTACCTATTTATCAGTGCACACACAGGATGGACGCGCACGCATGCATACTGCAGGGAAGGGTCACAAAGCCTTTCACTAGCACCgttaaaaaaaagctgaaacagtttaaaaaaacaacaaaaaacccaaaacacccgGTCCAAGTGTGCCTGACAGACGTCCGTTCAGAAACGGGAAGCGGTAACAATACAGCAACAGATCAGAAGCAATTATTTGTACTGCACTGGCGCGGACAAAGTATTTACATGCTGGAGTCAATGGTACCGAGCCTTAAGACAGAACAGCGGGGAAAAACAGCAGTCGCGAGGGCAGACTTTGGGTTCACGGCTAACAAAACCGAGAGGATTTCGGCCAGAAGTGCCTCTTTCCCCTTCGAAAGCTCTGCCAGCGCTACCCGGAGCGTGGCTCCTCACCTACCCACACTGTCACGACAAAGAGCAGGATAGTAAAGAAACACAAGTCATTGGATTTGTAAGCAACAAAATAAAGCCAGGTATTTTATCACGTATCCCATAGCGGTCCTTGGCTGTAACACACGAACGGATTGCTGAGGCTGCATGCCACGAATACCACGAACGATTCACTTCAGGTCCCCGTCCCCTTCTCCTTGGATCGACTTCTTGATGCGAAGCAACATGGTCGTAAGCCACTGATCCAACCGCGATATCGAATCGAATTCTTTAACCtatcagagacaaaaaaaaaacccaacagtttaAGTTATTAGAAAGCGAACGAGactgctgcaaaagcagcaccctgcagctcGCAACGCGTGGGCTTTGAAGACTTCCAGTcttcccagagaaaaaaaataggtattttatattttatctaTCCAAAACCACACAGAGCACCTTAAGCCACTGTCAAACAAACACGGAAAGGGGTGGAGCAAAGCCAAGGCAGGTCCTTTACTTAACTCTTGATGATAAACTAGTAATTTTCAAGTATTGAGCCTGGGCCTTGCTAGCGcgcagcctggcagcagctctgctaaCGCGGGTTGCTTCGCGGCAGGACGGTTACGCAGCGAAGTGCCCGGTGTCCCACACGCCCCagaaaacagatggaaaaggaACAACCCGCCATCCACGAGCAAAGCCGTGACTACTCACCGCCTCGGTGTATGCCTCGCAGTTTTGCTCCTCGTGGGCTTCCAGCAGTTTCTAGAACAGCGTTAAAGGTCAGGAAATCCTCGGTTACGGCGTGTTCCCCAGGGCGGGTGCGCGGCCGTCTCGTccccaggggagggggcccTCGGCACCCACGTGTCCCGCAGCAGCACCTTCGCGAGCTGCTCGGCCCACCCGCCACGAACACAGAAACCGCTTGGGGGTTCTGTCTCAAGTTAGAGTAACcatccttctgctgcagctgctgccacaaGCGTGGCGTGAGCCCGGTGCCACGCGAGTCTGAGGTCCTCTAAAACGTTCGGCTACACGACCCAACCTCCGGCAAGGCGGAAAAGCCCTCAGTAAAGGGCAGTATGCGTTTTCAAGCGTGACTATTATCTTAACGCTGGCTTTACTCACTTTCAATAGCTTGCACTCCCGTGAGTCTGTGAACGCTGGGAACATTTCTTCGTATTTCTCAAGTGCAAGCTGAAAGAGAGAAGGCGACCCTTAAGCTCGTTTCACACAGAACtacttgcttttttatttcagtctttgccttccAGGCCTAAAAACCACACAAAGAGCTTAGGAAACGAGTCACAGCGAGTCCAATTCCACACTGCGGCGCTTCACGCTTCAGCCCGTGCAACGGCCACGCGAACCCCTGCGCGCGCAAGGACGCGCCTCAGCCGGGAAAAGCTGGATAAGCGGGATGAGGAAGTTTGGGATAACGGCTCCGAGCCCACTGACCTTGGCGTTCAGCTCATCCACGATGAAGTGGCACAGAGCGGCTTTGAAGAAATACTCTTTCGCACTATACTTGAGCAAAGGATTATCCATCGTGTTTGTTCCGACCTAGGCACAAAAAAGACATTATTAGAGTTGGGAAAGAAGAACGCATCATTAAGAACTGAATTCAAAACAGGACAGCTGCTTGGAATTACACGCTGCGCCATAACGCGAATAAAGACCATGGATAAAAACGCCAGCATCCGTACAAAAAGCCGTTGGGAAGCCGGACAGATTTTTAACTACTCCCAAGTGAGGTCAGAAACCCGCAGGCAGCTGCGAGCGCGCAGCCCGTCCTGCCGGGGAGCCGCTGCCCCGGCTCGGGGTACCCACCGCCACCCCAGCCCGTCCCGTCCGACCCGCGGGGGCGGGGAAGGCAAGTCGGCTCGGAGAAAAGCCGCTCCAGCATCAACCCTCCGCAGGCACAAAAGCAGCGCTGCAAGTGTTCCCAGGTAAATCCCTGGTACAAAGGCAGAGCGATCAAGTTTACAAATCTGGGGGGAAATTTTGTGCCAAACGTGTTTGTAAATACGATCAGAAGTTGAATTGTAGatttccttcctgctgcttccccctgccttccaCTAGAAACAACAGagttcatagaatcagagaattattgaggttggaaaagacctctaggatcaaaAAAATggtcatgggaaaaaaaaaagcctttcctaAGTTAAAGCAACTCTTACAGGCAGAGGAGCAAACCGTGTCTCGTAAAGGCATAATCAGCCCCAAAATCAGTATGATTAGGAGCTTCTAGGCCACAGCAATTCTGGGAGACCACCACACTGACCccccttttcattttcaagaaattTTTGGCTCAGGATTTTCTCTAATTCACATCCGATCTGCAGCACCACCGAAACAAGACCTTTCACCCCAGAGCGCACCTCAAACGTCCCGCGTGTCGGAGAGTCCTTAAAAATACACCTGCGGGTAACTCGGTCCTACAGCAGAAAACCACCGCGCCCCCGCGACTGCCGACGCCAGCGCGAGGGACAGGAGCGCAGCCGCCGAGGGACGCGGTGGCCACCACGCCgggccgccccagccccgccgcccagGGGCGCGTCCTCACCTGCTCGTAGATTTCTATCGCCTTCTGGTACTGCTCCAGCTGCGCCGCGTAGGCGGCCACCTTCAGCAGACACTTGTTGGCCGAGCTACAATCAATTACAGCATTAAAGTGAGCGATTGTGTCCTGGGGGGGAAATAACAAAACTCCACACCCTGGTACCTCCAAAGCACTACCTGGGCGACTTAGGGGATATAAAAGCGGGGCCCAAAAGCTGCAAATTAGGggaattttctttctcacagcTGAAGTTAGAACACAGAAAGGCACAAAGACCCTCAGCTCGGCACAGACCTGGTGTCAGAGACCGTCCAATCCCTCCGCGCTTCCGCTGCGCCCAGAAGGGCAGCCCGAGCCAGACAAGGCTGCGTGCAGGGTGAGAACCTTAACCAGAAACCTAAGCAGGGCTCTTTAGCGGGCGTTTCCGAGCGGCTGGCAGGCACGGTGCGCAAGCACGCGGGCCATCTAGGACAAATCCCCGTCTCCAGCTCTCCCCTGCTGCGACTCTTACGAAGACCACTTGCCTGTTGGACTCCTCTCCTTTGTAATAGTCTGCGGCCTGCTCGTAGTGTGCGATCGCCTGGGGACAGAAACATCGCGCTTGAACCCCGCTTCCGAGGTGCGAGTTTTGGCCAGGCCAGCGCGCAGGCACCGCGCTCACGAAAGCCCTTGCGTCCCGCGCGCCGAGGGAGCGGCGGCACGGCGCTTCTGCTGAAGCGAGGCGCGGCCGCGCAGCCCCCGCGCACTCAGGCAACGTGACCGCGAGCTTGTTACGAGCCCCGAGCTCCAGCACGGGCTTAATGCAGGTGGCACTGTTTGAGGTAAGGACGACCGTTACCATCGCAGCGCCGCAAGGCTCCCCCAGCTTTGCCACGACAGAATAAATCGCGTAACGGAACAGCCCTGACAGGGCAGGGCTTGATTTAAGCGGGGCTGTATGCGGAGAGGCAACACCGAAGTCATTAATATAGACAGGATCTAGTGAAGTGGAGCTGAGGAAGCAAATGATTATCTAGAAAATAGTATCTAGAAACCGACAATTTTTGTCCTGCAAACTTCAAGCAGGAGATTTGCGgcccagctgagctgctgcaggatTCCTGCTCAGGGACCTCGGCTGTGGGAACGAGAAGGTCGGTAGTGAAGTGTGAACTACAAGTAACAGCAGCTTCCTTTGGGTGCatcggggggaaaaaaaaaacacactatAAAACTGGCCCCCACAACTTTTCCAAGGTGCTTTTCAGATGTGAAACACCGCCTCAGCCCAGAAGCTTTCTCACCTGGGCGTTTGATGCTCAGCAGCGGGGCACACGCAAGAGTCAGGATTGCCCCGCGAGAGACCCGCGCTGGGAAAATCAGCGCTCACCCCGTTAACGCTAACTTTTAAGTCACGGGTGTTTTGCACCTACGTAACAAAGCCTGGTGCCGGACAGGAGCCGGGTTTTATCGGCCGCGCCGAGCTCGGCGCTGCTCTGGCCGGGGAGGGAAATGCAGCCGCCGCTCCTGCGGCGCAGCGCTCGGCATCCTTACCTTCTCAATGTCTACCAGCTCGGCCTCGTAGATCTCCGCGATGGTGATGTGGTGCTTGGCAGCGATGGTGAATCGTCCCTAGAGAAGGCAGAGGTTGCGCGTGAGACGGGGGCTCCCCCTCCGCCCAGCGCACACAGCGTTTACCGAGCTGCATCACGATCACATCGTCCACGAGCTGCCAGCGCAGCTTCTTACCATGTCGGTGTAGATATCGATAGCTGCATTTAAGCAGTTGATGGCCTCTGCAGCATGAGTGTTCAGGAAAAACAACAGAGTCAGCCAGCACGTCAGGCTTCCCAGCCCAAAACCTCCCCCTCCTCCAAAAACCAGATCTCGGTAACGTCTCATGAGACCAGAAACGAGATTCCTCAATAAATATCTACTCACACACATGTGTGCATATGCCCGGAACAACAGACGTGGCGTTTTCAACCCCTGAGGCCTATTGATGTAACGTCCCTCGCATTTTTGCGCCTGCAGATCTAACCCCGATTCACCCAGCCCGAACACCCCCGTGCCACCGACAGCCTGCCGGTTCGCCCGCACGAGGACTCTGGCGCTGAGAGGCAACAGGCAAAAATTTGGCTGGGCGAGATACAAACGACTCGTACCCCAGGTCTGTCAGGCTGCGTCCTCAAACGGAGCAAAACTCAAAACGCCAATCTCGTAAACACGCGGAGGCTGCCGTTTTCTAGgaaatttgggttttttaattacgAAACAGTAGTATC from Phalacrocorax carbo chromosome 3, bPhaCar2.1, whole genome shotgun sequence harbors:
- the NAPB gene encoding beta-soluble NSF attachment protein isoform X1, with translation MLILRSLHLCVSEAVFGATPGWRKPAKCTPGLPTCSRSPKTGAPQETRFARRPSCTCSCRANTTRPPASWTPGTPTKKQTRKGRFTIAAKHHITIAEIYEAELVDIEKAIAHYEQAADYYKGEESNSSANKCLLKVAAYAAQLEQYQKAIEIYEQVGTNTMDNPLLKYSAKEYFFKAALCHFIVDELNAKLALEKYEEMFPAFTDSRECKLLKKLLEAHEEQNCEAYTEAVKEFDSISRLDQWLTTMLLRIKKSIQGEGDGDLK
- the NAPB gene encoding beta-soluble NSF attachment protein isoform X2, with the protein product MYTRAANMFKIAKNWSAAGNAFCQAAKLHMQLQSKHDSATSFVDAGNAYKKADPQEAINCLNAAIDIYTDMGRFTIAAKHHITIAEIYEAELVDIEKAIAHYEQAADYYKGEESNSSANKCLLKVAAYAAQLEQYQKAIEIYEQVGTNTMDNPLLKYSAKEYFFKAALCHFIVDELNAKLALEKYEEMFPAFTDSRECKLLKKLLEAHEEQNCEAYTEAVKEFDSISRLDQWLTTMLLRIKKSIQGEGDGDLK
- the NAPB gene encoding beta-soluble NSF attachment protein isoform X3, yielding MDSTGKEREAVQLMAEAEKRVKGSHSFLRGLFGGNTRVEEACEMYTRAANMFKIAKNWSAAGNAFCQAAKLHMQLQSKHDSATSFVDAGNAYKKADPQEAINCLNAAIDIYTDMGRFTIAAKHHITIAEIYEAELVDIEKAIAHYEQAADYYKGEESNSSANKCLLKVAAYAAQLEQYQKAIEIYEQVGTNTMDNPLLKYSAKEYFFKAALCHFIVDELNAKLALEKYEEMFPAFTDSRECKLLKKLLEAHEEQNCEAYTEAVKEFDSISRLDQWLTTMLLRIKKSIQGEGDGDLK